A genome region from Streptomyces sp. S4.7 includes the following:
- a CDS encoding ATP-grasp domain-containing protein, which translates to MTIACLEMLSFGLAHLARAARESGERLVLLTGVEPLYLHELATLPPGSVDVVAVDTGDRKAVTKALASIEDLRGLISSTDTWGVAGTELAAEFGLPGIDPAAIRLVRDKALVRDLLHRKGLSPFGSAPVEEVAAVDIEWLASTVGLPAIIKDTAGTSSQNVWLVRDAEDLSRFRQEAQSAALFGRLFAEPFLAGPVYSAETVTWAGETRLLGLSSRLMSPQPWFREDVTAFPVALPSAELSEIEAWLGEILAALGYTDRFAHIELCMSVDGPRLIEVNPRIGGALVGESMCRALDVNVYGGLVDLALGRRPRLLDAPLSGGPAVAFVLAYPTQAGELVAVHGLEDIARYPGLPTWYPTKAIGTHIEHVTDGRGYVGIVLAEGPTAEIATHRAVTAAGVISVDTHPRY; encoded by the coding sequence ATGACTATCGCGTGTCTTGAGATGCTCTCCTTCGGCCTCGCCCACCTCGCCCGCGCCGCGCGCGAGTCGGGCGAACGTCTGGTGCTGCTGACCGGTGTGGAGCCGCTGTATCTGCACGAACTCGCCACACTGCCACCGGGGTCGGTCGACGTCGTGGCGGTCGACACCGGTGACCGGAAGGCGGTCACCAAGGCTCTCGCCTCGATCGAGGACCTCCGGGGACTCATCAGCTCGACGGACACCTGGGGTGTGGCCGGCACCGAACTCGCCGCCGAGTTCGGCCTGCCCGGCATCGACCCGGCGGCCATCCGACTGGTACGCGACAAAGCCCTTGTCCGCGACCTGCTCCACCGCAAGGGTCTCAGCCCGTTCGGGTCCGCGCCGGTGGAGGAGGTGGCCGCGGTGGACATCGAATGGCTCGCCTCGACCGTCGGGCTGCCCGCCATCATCAAGGACACCGCCGGCACAAGCAGTCAGAACGTGTGGCTCGTCCGTGACGCCGAGGATCTCTCCCGCTTCCGTCAAGAGGCTCAGAGCGCCGCCCTGTTCGGACGGCTGTTCGCGGAACCGTTCCTCGCCGGTCCGGTGTACAGCGCGGAGACGGTGACCTGGGCCGGGGAGACCCGGCTGCTGGGGCTCTCCAGCCGTCTCATGTCGCCGCAGCCCTGGTTCCGGGAGGATGTGACGGCGTTTCCGGTGGCGCTGCCGTCCGCGGAACTGAGCGAGATCGAGGCGTGGCTGGGCGAGATTCTGGCAGCCCTCGGATACACCGACCGTTTCGCCCACATTGAACTGTGCATGAGCGTCGACGGGCCTCGGTTGATCGAGGTGAATCCCCGTATCGGTGGGGCGCTGGTCGGTGAATCCATGTGCCGGGCGCTGGACGTGAACGTGTACGGCGGCCTCGTCGATCTCGCACTCGGCCGCCGTCCACGACTGCTCGACGCTCCCTTGTCCGGAGGGCCGGCCGTGGCGTTCGTTCTCGCGTACCCCACACAGGCGGGCGAGTTGGTCGCCGTACACGGCCTTGAGGACATCGCCCGCTATCCGGGACTGCCCACGTGGTATCCGACGAAGGCGATCGGCACACACATCGAGCACGTGACCGACGGGCGCGGCTACGTCGGCATCGTGCTCGCCGAGGGACCCACCGCGGAGATCGCCACGCACCGTGCGGTCACCGCGGCGGGAGTCATCAGCGTCGACACACATCCCCGGTACTAG
- a CDS encoding class I SAM-dependent methyltransferase, with product MEWFENEALWVDFSDVLFSAGRAEEARARVASSPLLRVPAGSAVLDLGCGPGAYAIPLAERGAEVTGVDLSAALLERAETGASDAGVELRLVRADMREFAEPDRFDLAISMYTSFGLFADHDENMRVLRNVLASLKPGGRLLIDLYGKEILARDGGLPKIIDIEGGTLIVRGTILGDWERFRDDFILVRGDRARTAFVEHTLYSAFELKTMLVEAGFTDVECFGGFDAEPFDNHARRLIVRGSRGPVAS from the coding sequence ATGGAATGGTTCGAGAACGAGGCGTTGTGGGTCGATTTCTCGGATGTGTTGTTCTCCGCCGGACGTGCCGAGGAGGCCCGTGCCCGGGTCGCCTCCTCCCCGCTGTTGCGGGTCCCGGCCGGCAGCGCGGTGCTCGACCTCGGCTGCGGACCGGGGGCGTACGCGATCCCGCTGGCCGAACGCGGGGCCGAGGTCACCGGCGTGGACCTGAGCGCGGCGCTGCTCGAACGCGCGGAGACGGGGGCTTCCGACGCCGGCGTCGAACTACGGCTCGTCCGGGCGGACATGCGTGAATTCGCCGAACCGGACCGGTTCGACCTGGCCATCAGCATGTACACCTCCTTCGGACTCTTCGCCGATCACGACGAGAACATGCGGGTCCTGCGCAATGTGCTGGCGAGCCTCAAGCCGGGGGGCCGGCTTCTGATCGATCTGTACGGGAAGGAGATCCTGGCCCGTGACGGTGGCCTGCCGAAGATCATTGACATCGAGGGAGGCACGCTGATCGTCCGTGGCACGATCCTCGGCGACTGGGAGCGGTTCCGGGACGACTTCATCCTGGTACGGGGGGACCGGGCGCGAACGGCGTTCGTCGAGCACACCCTCTACAGCGCCTTCGAGCTGAAGACGATGCTCGTCGAGGCGGGCTTCACCGACGTCGAGTGCTTCGGCGGTTTCGACGCGGAGCCCTTCGACAACCACGCCCGCCGACTGATCGTCCGAGGCAGCCGAGGACCAGTGGCCTCCTAG
- a CDS encoding acyl-CoA dehydrogenase family protein: MNPTEAIITASAVAERLRKDAVERNHANQPPLAEIELLRESGLLAVDPDDHPTTHAVTRLVAAGDASIGHLLGYHYLHLWRASLYDNGELSRSLRHDVVTNRLFVAAVSNPRDTVTATAAGDVLSVSGRGAFATGCAVADRLFISATRADREARLVVVAHRGADGISHPPDWDNLGQRLSASGSIVFQDVRVDPSDVLGTFPVEENESSPRWLRLSLVSLAFQAVLTQILVGIVEGALAEAAQYTRERSRPWPASGLENAADDPYVLAGYGELDATLRATRLLADDATRAFTEADATGLALTSAERGRAALTISAAKVMSSRTATEATSRIFELTGARATTRSSGLDRFWRDARTLTLHDPLVYKVRELGTSRLTGEVPPITAYS, encoded by the coding sequence TTGAATCCGACAGAAGCCATTATCACCGCCAGTGCCGTCGCCGAGCGACTGCGCAAGGACGCCGTCGAGAGAAACCACGCCAACCAACCGCCATTGGCCGAGATCGAATTACTCCGTGAGAGCGGGCTGCTCGCCGTCGACCCCGACGACCACCCGACCACGCACGCGGTCACCAGGCTCGTGGCCGCCGGAGACGCCTCGATCGGACACCTTCTCGGCTACCACTACCTCCACTTGTGGCGAGCCTCGCTCTACGACAACGGCGAGTTGTCCCGCTCGCTGCGCCACGACGTCGTCACCAACCGGTTGTTCGTGGCCGCCGTGAGCAATCCGCGCGACACCGTGACCGCCACCGCGGCCGGCGATGTGCTGTCGGTGTCCGGCCGGGGCGCGTTCGCCACCGGTTGCGCGGTCGCGGACCGCCTGTTCATCAGTGCGACCCGCGCCGACCGCGAGGCACGGCTCGTCGTCGTCGCCCATCGAGGCGCCGACGGGATCTCGCATCCACCGGACTGGGACAACCTGGGCCAGCGCCTGAGCGCGAGCGGGAGCATCGTCTTCCAGGATGTCCGGGTCGACCCCAGCGATGTGCTGGGCACGTTCCCTGTCGAAGAGAACGAGTCGAGCCCCCGCTGGCTACGCCTGTCGCTCGTCTCACTGGCCTTCCAGGCGGTACTCACGCAGATCCTCGTCGGCATCGTCGAGGGCGCGCTAGCCGAGGCCGCCCAGTACACGCGCGAGCGCTCGCGCCCCTGGCCGGCGAGCGGGCTGGAGAACGCCGCCGACGACCCGTACGTCCTCGCCGGTTACGGGGAGCTCGACGCGACACTCCGCGCGACCCGCCTCCTCGCCGACGACGCGACCCGTGCCTTCACGGAGGCCGACGCCACCGGTCTCGCCCTGACCTCGGCCGAACGCGGCCGCGCCGCGCTGACAATCTCGGCCGCGAAGGTGATGTCCTCCCGTACAGCGACCGAGGCGACCAGCCGTATCTTCGAACTCACCGGCGCCCGGGCGACGACACGGTCCTCGGGCCTCGACCGGTTCTGGCGCGACGCCCGCACCCTCACCCTGCACGACCCTCTCGTATACAAGGTCCGGGAACTCGGCACCTCCCGCCTTACCGGCGAGGTCCCACCGATCACGGCGTACAGCTGA
- a CDS encoding MFS transporter, translating into MTPTPRDAPGTSALSGVRSFTGTQRALLGSGFLVNLISFSVYPYLAVLLRDRMSLGMDQVGVVLGLATFVQFAGGVPGAALAERIGFQRCLLISMALQTLGSLGFVVGGTWPAVTIAALFLRSAATALYSPSVRGYTVHGATPEERPRLVAASYATGNVGVALGPVVGSLFIRDPGGMFVAATALHLVMMIGHVFLPRERRDDREVVEPMSRALRGLAVLPFAVTALTLYLHMHFYQYLSSYADDRVPTVFYGAAMMGYSLVLAVIQPLIADRVERMRYTYAMALGFGGLAVGMIAFTGGNEVMIAVGILAIGAGNSVLLLKNVLEALARTKRSPAVVFSHQRLAEGVGAFLSGLVGGGLYYQFETAGQLPGFWLAVAAQSVLIPPVLLLVYRRFRRPPHEREGSS; encoded by the coding sequence GTGACACCCACCCCCCGCGACGCTCCGGGCACCTCCGCACTGTCCGGCGTCCGCTCCTTCACCGGCACGCAACGGGCGCTGCTCGGGAGCGGGTTCCTCGTCAACCTCATCAGCTTCTCCGTCTACCCGTACCTGGCGGTTCTGCTCCGCGACCGGATGTCACTCGGTATGGACCAGGTGGGGGTCGTCCTCGGCTTGGCGACATTCGTGCAGTTCGCCGGAGGAGTGCCGGGAGCCGCCCTCGCCGAGCGCATCGGGTTCCAGCGGTGCCTGCTGATCTCGATGGCCCTGCAGACCCTCGGGTCGCTGGGATTCGTGGTCGGCGGAACGTGGCCGGCGGTGACGATCGCCGCGCTGTTCCTGCGATCGGCGGCCACGGCCCTCTACTCACCGAGCGTCAGGGGCTATACCGTCCACGGCGCGACTCCCGAGGAACGGCCGCGCCTGGTGGCCGCGAGCTACGCCACGGGCAACGTCGGTGTCGCGCTCGGACCCGTGGTGGGTTCGCTGTTCATCCGCGACCCCGGCGGGATGTTCGTCGCCGCCACCGCACTGCACTTGGTGATGATGATCGGTCACGTATTCCTGCCCCGGGAACGCCGTGACGACCGCGAGGTGGTCGAGCCGATGAGCCGGGCCCTCCGGGGCCTCGCCGTCCTGCCGTTCGCCGTAACAGCCCTCACACTCTATTTGCACATGCACTTCTACCAGTATCTGTCGTCCTACGCCGACGACAGGGTGCCCACCGTGTTCTACGGCGCGGCCATGATGGGGTATTCACTGGTACTGGCAGTGATCCAGCCCCTGATCGCCGACCGTGTCGAGCGGATGCGCTACACCTACGCGATGGCTCTCGGCTTCGGGGGCCTGGCAGTCGGCATGATCGCGTTCACCGGCGGGAACGAAGTAATGATCGCCGTCGGCATCCTCGCCATCGGAGCGGGGAACTCCGTACTCCTGCTCAAGAACGTCCTCGAAGCGCTCGCCCGCACGAAGCGCTCGCCGGCCGTGGTCTTCAGCCACCAGCGGCTGGCCGAAGGTGTCGGCGCCTTCCTCAGCGGGCTCGTCGGCGGAGGGCTGTACTACCAGTTCGAGACCGCGGGACAACTGCCAGGATTCTGGCTGGCCGTCGCCGCCCAGAGCGTGCTGATACCCCCGGTTCTGCTTCTCGTGTACCGCCGATTCCGGCGCCCCCCACATGAAAGGGAAGGTTCATCTTGA
- a CDS encoding ATP-binding cassette domain-containing protein: protein MLEIVEVSARYGDRNTAPVISDVTMSVAAGEIVGLVGESGCGKTTLARVVTGLHRPGAGVVRVGGVDVHELRGRALRAHRRQVQMVFQDPSLTLSPRQTVRQALDEPLRIHRVGDARVRSARVRELLGLVGLNPEVGDRRPRQLSGGQQQRVAIARALALEPRLLICDEPVTALDVSVQAKVLNLLCDLRDRLDFGCLFITHDLAVVSQLADRIAVMQHGRIVEQGRTEDVTDRPGHPYTRTLLAAIPTMDIRAANGALQS from the coding sequence GTGCTAGAGATCGTCGAGGTGAGCGCGCGCTACGGAGACCGGAACACCGCGCCGGTCATCAGCGACGTCACCATGAGCGTGGCAGCGGGCGAGATCGTGGGGCTGGTCGGCGAGTCGGGCTGCGGCAAGACGACACTGGCGCGGGTTGTGACCGGGCTGCACCGGCCCGGCGCGGGGGTGGTGCGCGTCGGCGGGGTGGACGTGCACGAGCTCCGGGGACGCGCGCTTCGCGCGCACCGGCGGCAGGTCCAGATGGTGTTCCAGGACCCTTCGCTCACGCTCAGTCCGCGGCAGACGGTACGTCAGGCGCTTGACGAACCGCTGCGCATCCACCGGGTGGGCGACGCGCGGGTGCGGTCGGCACGTGTACGTGAACTGCTCGGCCTCGTCGGGCTGAACCCCGAGGTGGGTGACCGCCGTCCCAGGCAGTTGTCCGGAGGACAGCAGCAGCGCGTGGCGATCGCCCGGGCACTGGCTCTGGAGCCACGGCTGCTCATCTGCGACGAACCGGTCACCGCGCTCGACGTATCGGTCCAGGCGAAGGTGCTCAATCTCCTCTGTGATCTGCGTGACCGACTCGACTTCGGCTGCCTGTTCATCACCCATGACCTCGCCGTCGTCTCGCAGTTGGCGGACAGGATCGCCGTCATGCAACACGGCCGGATCGTCGAACAGGGCCGGACCGAGGACGTCACCGACCGCCCCGGTCACCCGTACACCCGTACTCTGCTCGCGGCGATCCCCACGATGGACATCCGGGCCGCGAACGGTGCCCTGCAGAGCTGA
- a CDS encoding dipeptide epimerase, with product MTHDSGTIKLTVRRESLRLIETVKSSRGEITSVDTCMVTLTYDGITAYGEGTPTEYSGVTADHVVDAVEADGAALVGRDLKDPRRVLDRIEEWDAPAGARMALDGAVHDWIGKSARQPTWKLLGMPRTLGPTVYTIGMESPDEAVSAVRRAPEVGAFKVKVGGPDDLEALEAIREVTTLPVRIDANEAWDLDTARALTPRLRRLGIQLIEQPFPTTAIDDYHRYRQLPGRLPVFLDEGCTDAASVLAARSYADGIVVKLCKAGGIRGTRRVMEAGRKAGLEVMLSCMCESELAISQAAQLAPLADRIDLDGHLYLSDPPFHGLALEDRSIVLGEAPGLGVLPTG from the coding sequence ATGACGCATGATTCCGGCACGATCAAACTGACCGTCCGTCGCGAGTCCCTGAGGCTCATCGAGACGGTGAAGAGCTCCCGCGGCGAGATCACCTCCGTCGACACCTGCATGGTCACCCTCACGTACGACGGCATCACCGCCTACGGCGAGGGCACACCGACCGAGTACAGCGGAGTGACCGCGGATCACGTCGTGGACGCGGTCGAAGCCGATGGCGCGGCACTCGTCGGCCGGGATCTGAAGGATCCGAGACGCGTCCTCGACCGCATCGAGGAATGGGACGCGCCGGCGGGCGCGCGGATGGCGCTGGACGGCGCGGTGCACGACTGGATCGGCAAATCGGCCCGGCAGCCGACCTGGAAGCTGCTCGGCATGCCCAGAACGCTGGGGCCCACCGTCTACACCATCGGCATGGAGAGCCCTGACGAAGCGGTGAGCGCGGTCCGCAGAGCTCCGGAGGTGGGTGCGTTCAAGGTGAAGGTCGGCGGCCCGGACGACCTGGAGGCTCTTGAGGCGATACGGGAAGTGACCACGCTGCCGGTCCGTATCGACGCCAACGAGGCATGGGACCTCGACACCGCTCGCGCCCTCACGCCCCGGCTGCGCAGGCTCGGCATCCAGCTCATCGAGCAGCCGTTTCCCACCACGGCGATCGACGACTACCACCGCTACCGGCAGTTGCCGGGCCGGCTCCCGGTCTTTCTCGACGAAGGATGCACCGACGCGGCAAGTGTCCTCGCCGCGCGGTCGTACGCCGACGGCATCGTCGTCAAGCTGTGCAAGGCCGGCGGAATCCGGGGCACGCGACGGGTGATGGAGGCGGGCCGGAAGGCCGGCCTTGAGGTGATGCTCAGCTGTATGTGTGAGTCGGAGCTCGCCATCAGCCAGGCCGCCCAGCTCGCGCCGCTGGCCGACCGTATCGATCTGGACGGTCACCTCTACCTGAGCGACCCACCGTTCCACGGACTCGCCCTCGAAGACCGCAGCATCGTCCTGGGCGAAGCCCCCGGTCTGGGCGTGCTGCCCACAGGTTGA
- a CDS encoding class I SAM-dependent methyltransferase has translation MDWYEDLSLWSGFSAVLFSPQRERQAADVVATSPLLAFPPGTRVLDQCCGVGVYTVPLARHGYRTTGVDLHPELLERAGLVCAEAKVEAAFVQADVREYVAPDAFDVVLNMYTSFGYFEDPEENLQVLRNACASLAPGGQLIVDLLSKETYASWVGPPKIVDVPGGMVVMRDHILDDWSRYRTDWTLVRGNTAEHSSLTCWVYSATELRAMFEQAGFENVECFGDWDGRPYDGGATRLIVRGSKAPSA, from the coding sequence ATGGACTGGTACGAGGACCTGAGCCTGTGGTCCGGCTTCTCGGCGGTGCTCTTCTCGCCCCAGAGGGAGCGGCAGGCCGCCGACGTGGTCGCCACCTCGCCACTGCTCGCGTTCCCGCCGGGCACCCGCGTGCTCGACCAGTGCTGCGGTGTCGGTGTGTACACGGTGCCCCTGGCCCGCCACGGCTACCGGACAACAGGGGTGGATCTCCATCCCGAACTCCTCGAACGAGCCGGCCTCGTATGCGCGGAGGCGAAGGTGGAGGCGGCGTTCGTCCAGGCGGACGTACGCGAGTACGTGGCGCCGGACGCGTTCGACGTCGTGCTGAACATGTACACCTCCTTCGGCTACTTCGAGGACCCGGAGGAGAATCTCCAGGTCCTGCGCAACGCCTGCGCATCGCTCGCTCCGGGCGGACAGCTGATCGTGGACCTGCTGAGCAAGGAGACGTACGCGTCCTGGGTCGGCCCCCCGAAGATCGTCGACGTGCCCGGGGGCATGGTGGTGATGCGCGACCACATCCTGGACGACTGGTCCCGGTACCGGACCGACTGGACACTGGTGCGGGGAAACACGGCCGAACACTCCTCGCTCACCTGCTGGGTCTACAGCGCCACGGAGTTGCGGGCCATGTTCGAGCAGGCCGGGTTCGAGAACGTGGAGTGTTTCGGAGACTGGGACGGCCGGCCGTACGACGGCGGGGCCACCCGCCTGATAGTGCGGGGAAGCAAGGCACCATCGGCGTGA